In Williamwhitmania sp., the genomic window AGAAAATTAATGCGGTAGTGGTTATAGGTTATGGCACCTCGAAGCTAAAAGACCTAACTGCACCAATTGTGAATCTCAAATCGGAAGAAATTTCAAGACAAGCCACCGCAAACCCAGCGCAGGCCCTTCAGGGTAAGATAGCCGGCGTTACGGTTACCAATAACGGTGAACCGGGCAGTGCTCCACAAATCCGAATAAGGGGCGTGGGAACAGCCTTGGCCAGCGGATCGGGTCCCCTCTACATTGTAGACGGAGTGGTTGTAAGCGACATCAACTTTCTTAACAACTCCGACATCGACAACATTTCGATATTAAAGGATGCATCAGCTGGCGCGATATACGGCGTTCAGGCCGCCAACGGCGTGGTGCTCATTACCACTAAAAAAGGGAAAAAGGGAGAGCCGCAATTTAACTTCTCGGCCTACGCAGGGGTACAGCACGCTACCAATTTGGTGAAAATGGCCAATACAAGCCAATATATTGAGCTCCTAAACCAACGCACAGGACTAACCGGAGCAGGTAACCTTTACGATGCTGCTAACTTCCCTGTAAGCACGCAGTGGTATCAAGAACTCCTTCGCAATCCATTTATCTCAAGCGTGGACCTTAACGTAAATGGGGGTACCGATAAAACCCTCTACGCATTTGGACTCAGCCATTTCTACCAGGATGGACTTATAAATACGGGAAACAAGAATAACCATTACGATCGTATAAATTTCCGAGCAAAGAATGACTATACCTTTACAAAACACTTCACGGGTGGCTTTGGGCTTATCTTTTCTCGGAGCATGGATGTTCCAACTAACAATTACGCTCTTTACCAAGCCTATGTAACACCACCGGCCTACAAGCCAAAAGATGCGACAGGAGCCTGGTCCGATCCAACAGCCTTAGGCTTTTCAGGTCCATTTGCAAATCCTTCAGCTACGGTTTACTACAACGATAATCGCACCGAAAGCTATAGCATTCTCCCCAACGCATACTTAGACATTAAATTTCTCAATAACCATCTCGACTTTAGAACCGTTTTCAGTGGCGACATCGGATTTGGACTCGAGCGAACCTATACACCCGTATTCTACGTTTCGGGGCTCCAAAACAACAATACGAGCAACCTCAACAAGGTTTTCAACTTCAGAAGAAACTTAATTTGGGACAACACCTTGAACTACAGCCAAACCTTTGGCAAGAGCGACCTCAAGGTAATGGTGGGAAGCTCCGTTCAGGATTTCTACGACACCTACCTCAGTGGAACTCGCTACAACGTTCCTTACCTCTCCAATGCAACACTTTACCTGTCATTGGGCGACAATGGAACACAACAAACAACCGATGGCGGTAACTTGAGCAGGGTTGTTTCAGGATTTACTCGGGTAAGCTACAGCTACGACTCAAAATATCTTGTAACCGGGACTTTCAGGGCCGACGGCTCATCCAAGTATGCCAATAACCAATGGGGCTACTTTCCATCCCTTGGGTTGGGTTGGGTATTATCTGAGGAAAACTTCCTAAAACATAATAAGTATATCAACTTTCTTAAAATAAGGAGTAGCTGGGGCAAACTTGGAAATAGCAACGTTCCAGCCAACTCCAGCATTACCTATGGTGGCCCCGTCGACGGTGGAATTTTCGGTGGCAACAACTACATACCTGGATTAACCTTCTCAACGGTAATTAAGCAACCACTTAAGTGGGAGGTAATTGAGGAATACGATGGAGGAGTTGAGGCGTATGCCTTTAAGAATAAACTCAATTTTGAACTCGACTACTACAGCCGTATCACCCATGATGCCGTTTTTAATGCACCAGTGGTTGGAATCTCAGGTACAGATAACCTTTTAGGGAATAATGGAAAGATTAAGAACAACGGTATTGAAATGGTTATTGGCTGGTCGAGTCAGACGAAGAGTGGCAAAATAAAATACAACGTTAGCACCAACTTTACTCTCATACACAACGAAGTGCTCGCCATTAATAACGAGTCGGGTGTGCTATACGGACCACAGGTAAACGGTGCCTTTATAACCCGGACTATTGTTGGTAAGCCCATTGGTTCCTTTTACGGATATAATGCCATTGGTGTATTTCAGTCAAATACTGAGATCGAAAACTACAAGAGCGCCGATGGAACCGTTCTACAACCCGACGCCATTCCCGGCGACCTTAAGTTTGCAAATACAAATGGCGACAACCAAATTAATAATGACGATAGAACCTACCTGGGCAGCCCCATTCCCAAATTCACCTACGGCCTAACGGGTGGTCTCTCCTACGGAAATTGGGATCTATCCATGGCCATTCAAGGGGTTTATGGGAATAAGATCTTCAACTTAAAGCGTATTGATAGAAACGCATTCCCTGACGGAAACTACGATTACAATTTTTATCAGCACCACTGGAATGGCCCGGGATCGACAAATGATTATCCCTCAGCAGCCCTTACACGAAAAAACATTCAGCCAAACTCCTTCTTCGTTGAGTCGGGTAGTTACATCCGCCTAAGGAATGTGCAAGTGGGGTATACCATCCCAGAGAATACTATTAAAAAAGTTGGTTTTAAGAGTTTTAGAGTTTATGTAAATGCTCAAAACCCGCTTACCATCTTTGGCTATAACGGATTTACACCTGAAATTGGTGGCGATCCTATATCCACCGGTATCGACGAGTCAACAAACCCTCTTTCCGCCATCTACACCTTTGGTATTAACGCAACATTTTAATCCTAGACGCCATGAAATTCAGCAAGATACAATTTAAGAGCAAAACATACTTACTGGCTTTAGGAGCCATTACGGCTGCAACCATTCTTTCGTGTACTAACTATCTCGATGTTCCAATAGAAGGGCAGCTACCATCGGATTATACGAAGCAGCTTACTGCCGATGAGGCATTCCAGTACGTTAGTGCAGCATACGGTGGACTCCGGGATTTTGGTGTTAGCGCCTTTCCCTACATCGGTATGTTCGAAATTACCTCCGACGATGCCGACAAGGGAAGTACTGCCGACGACTCACCATCGATGATTGCCTTAAATAATTTTACCTACGACGCAAACACTGACCTCATAGCTAGCTTTTGGAGTGACCACTACAGCGTAATTAGCAGCTGCAACTACGCCATTAGCGCGCTTAACCAGCTGCAGTTTAAGGATACCTCTGCAAGAAATCAGCTGATTGCCGAAGCAAAATTCATCAGAGCATTCATGTTTCTTCGACTTAATGTTGCCTTTGGAGGAGTGCCAATGGTGGATACGCTAAAGACAGTTGATGATTTTGCTAAGGTGCCTAGATCGACCAAGGCAGAAGTATATGCAGCCATTGAGAAGGATCTGAAGGAAGCTATTCCCTATCTTCCAGACTCCTATACCGCCGACCAAATTGGTAGGGCAACCAGCTGGGCAGCAAAGGCCTTGTTGGCTAGAACCTGCATGTTTGAAGAAAAATGGGCCGATGTAAAAACCCTTACCGATGAAATAATTGCCGGCGGTCCATACTCGCTCTACCCTAACTTCTACAAAATGTTTCGCGTGGAGGGAGAAAATGGTATTGGGTCTATTTTCGAGCTGCAGAACTCATCAATGGATCAAGGCAGATACCGCTGCGACTACGGTTTTGAACAGGGACCTCGCAACAACTTTGCCCACTTACAAGGATGGGGATTCTGCGTTCCATCCCAAAAACTAGTCAACTTTTTTAATGGGAGAAATGATATTATACGTGAAGGTGCAACCGTTCTTCCAAGAGGCTTCAAAACTCCAGAAGGAGACTCCATTAATGCAGCATGTCCAAACCCATACTACAACTACAAAGTTTATACTCAAATAAAATACAACGACATTGACTACGCCGTCGACTACAATATTCGATTGATTCGATACGCCGAAGTGTTGCTAATGAATGCTGAAGCAGCACTCCATGTGGGTGGTGATGCAGCTACACCGTTTAACCTTGTTCGGCAACGTGCAGGATTACCAGCAATTGACTCTCCCACCCTACAAGATGTTTGGGATGAGCGTAGGGCCGAATTTGCCCTTGAGGAGTTCCGCTTCGAGGACCTTGTAAGAACAGGGCAGGCTCCGACGGTACTGGGACCGCTAGGTTTTGTTGCCGGAAAAAATGAAGTGTTCCCCATACCCCAGTCTCAGATTGACCTTAGCAACGGCGTACTTATTCAAAATCCTGGATACTAATGCTGAAGATTGCCACATACTGTTCGCTTTTACTCCTGCTGGTTGGATTTTCCTGCAGCAAGTCTGCTGTGGACACAATACCACCAGACGACACTACAGCAACCAACACCTGTCCTTCTCTGGAGAACTATGCCGAGGAGATAAGCGACAGCGCCTTGCTCGATAAGGTTCAACAGCAAACCGTAAAGTATTTCTGGGATTTCGCCGAACCAAACTCCGGTATGGCCAGAGAACGGAACTCGTCGGGAAATATAGTAACAACCGGCGGGACTGGTTTTGGAATCATGGCTATTATTGCGGGCGTCCACCGGGGCTTTATCGATAGGGATGCTGCTGTTGATCGCATGCTTAAGCTATTCAACTTCTTGCGCAAAGCAGACAGATACCATGGAGCTTGGTCGCACTGGATGGATGGTACAACCGGTAAAACCATTCCGTTTGGCACAGAAGATGACGGCGGTGACCTGATTGAAACAGCCTTTATGGTACAAGGGATCATTGCTGCCCGTGAATTTTACGATGCATCAACGGTTAAGGAGGATAGCCTCAGAGCGCTAGCCGATACCCTCTGGTACGGCGTTGATTGGAACTGGTATACCAATGGGCAAAATGTGCTGATTTGGCACTGGTCACCCAACTACAACTTCGACATCAACATGCATATTTCTGGCTGGAATGAGGGGCTTATTGCATACGTGCT contains:
- a CDS encoding TonB-dependent receptor codes for the protein MKRFYAICLIVFFPSWLLAQQLITGKVVDEQGNTLPGTNVFIKNTTRGTITDLDGLYSISAQKNDTIVFSMLGLEQYEAVVGNQTTIDVVLKASSKKINAVVVIGYGTSKLKDLTAPIVNLKSEEISRQATANPAQALQGKIAGVTVTNNGEPGSAPQIRIRGVGTALASGSGPLYIVDGVVVSDINFLNNSDIDNISILKDASAGAIYGVQAANGVVLITTKKGKKGEPQFNFSAYAGVQHATNLVKMANTSQYIELLNQRTGLTGAGNLYDAANFPVSTQWYQELLRNPFISSVDLNVNGGTDKTLYAFGLSHFYQDGLINTGNKNNHYDRINFRAKNDYTFTKHFTGGFGLIFSRSMDVPTNNYALYQAYVTPPAYKPKDATGAWSDPTALGFSGPFANPSATVYYNDNRTESYSILPNAYLDIKFLNNHLDFRTVFSGDIGFGLERTYTPVFYVSGLQNNNTSNLNKVFNFRRNLIWDNTLNYSQTFGKSDLKVMVGSSVQDFYDTYLSGTRYNVPYLSNATLYLSLGDNGTQQTTDGGNLSRVVSGFTRVSYSYDSKYLVTGTFRADGSSKYANNQWGYFPSLGLGWVLSEENFLKHNKYINFLKIRSSWGKLGNSNVPANSSITYGGPVDGGIFGGNNYIPGLTFSTVIKQPLKWEVIEEYDGGVEAYAFKNKLNFELDYYSRITHDAVFNAPVVGISGTDNLLGNNGKIKNNGIEMVIGWSSQTKSGKIKYNVSTNFTLIHNEVLAINNESGVLYGPQVNGAFITRTIVGKPIGSFYGYNAIGVFQSNTEIENYKSADGTVLQPDAIPGDLKFANTNGDNQINNDDRTYLGSPIPKFTYGLTGGLSYGNWDLSMAIQGVYGNKIFNLKRIDRNAFPDGNYDYNFYQHHWNGPGSTNDYPSAALTRKNIQPNSFFVESGSYIRLRNVQVGYTIPENTIKKVGFKSFRVYVNAQNPLTIFGYNGFTPEIGGDPISTGIDESTNPLSAIYTFGINATF
- a CDS encoding RagB/SusD family nutrient uptake outer membrane protein, with translation MKFSKIQFKSKTYLLALGAITAATILSCTNYLDVPIEGQLPSDYTKQLTADEAFQYVSAAYGGLRDFGVSAFPYIGMFEITSDDADKGSTADDSPSMIALNNFTYDANTDLIASFWSDHYSVISSCNYAISALNQLQFKDTSARNQLIAEAKFIRAFMFLRLNVAFGGVPMVDTLKTVDDFAKVPRSTKAEVYAAIEKDLKEAIPYLPDSYTADQIGRATSWAAKALLARTCMFEEKWADVKTLTDEIIAGGPYSLYPNFYKMFRVEGENGIGSIFELQNSSMDQGRYRCDYGFEQGPRNNFAHLQGWGFCVPSQKLVNFFNGRNDIIREGATVLPRGFKTPEGDSINAACPNPYYNYKVYTQIKYNDIDYAVDYNIRLIRYAEVLLMNAEAALHVGGDAATPFNLVRQRAGLPAIDSPTLQDVWDERRAEFALEEFRFEDLVRTGQAPTVLGPLGFVAGKNEVFPIPQSQIDLSNGVLIQNPGY
- a CDS encoding glucoamylase family protein → MLKIATYCSLLLLLVGFSCSKSAVDTIPPDDTTATNTCPSLENYAEEISDSALLDKVQQQTVKYFWDFAEPNSGMARERNSSGNIVTTGGTGFGIMAIIAGVHRGFIDRDAAVDRMLKLFNFLRKADRYHGAWSHWMDGTTGKTIPFGTEDDGGDLIETAFMVQGIIAAREFYDASTVKEDSLRALADTLWYGVDWNWYTNGQNVLIWHWSPNYNFDINMHISGWNEGLIAYVLAASSPTHPISKEVYDNGWANNGGIKNGRLFFGHILPLGEDYGGPLFFAHYSFLGLDPRGLSDQYANYWDQNVAQSQINHDYAVFNPYKYCYYSDSCWGLTASDDPVVGYQAHAPYRIGGGENGTITPTAALSSFPYTPVESMKALRFFYHRLHSKVWGNYGFNDAFNIGKSWYATSTLAIDQGPIVVMIENYRSGLLWNTFMKNQDVQNGLTKLGFTYNK